CTCGCCTGCGTGGTGTTCGTGTTCGTCACGCCGTCGACGATCGCCTGGACCAACCGGGTCACCGGCGTCCCCAACGTCGCGGCACCGCTGGTCTATTCGCTGCTGACCGCGTTCTGCGCGTCCTGTCTGCTTCTGATCATCGCCTGGCGCGACGGACTGTCCGACCGCTCGGCCGTCACCCGCCGCGCACAGCGCTGGGTGATCGCCGTGTACTCCGGGGTGATCATCGCGCTGTGGGTGTTGTTCGCGCTCGCGGACGTGCCCGTCGAGCGGCGCATCGACCTGGACACGTACTACGCCAACACCCCGTACATGCGCGAGGAGATCCTGCTGTATCTGCTCGCGCACTGCACCACGGCCCTCATCACGTCCCGGCTCATCTGGAACTGGGTGAGCGCCGACGGGCTGCTCGACTCCTGGCTGCGCTGGGGACTGATGTCGCTGGGTGCGGGCTACGGCATGAACCTGGTGTTCGACGCCGTCAAACTCACCGCGGTCACGGCCCGCTGGACCGGACACGACCTGGACTGGCTGAGCACCGGCGTCGCGCCGCCGGTGGCCTGCCTGTCGGCCATCCTGATCGCGGTCGGCTTCATCCTGCCGCACGTCGGCCAGTACCTGCACGACCGCTGGCGGATCCGGCTCGCCCACAACCAACTGCGCCCGCTGTACCTGCTGATGCGCAGCGTCAGCGGAGAGGGAGTACCCCTGCTGCTGAGGGCCCGCCCGGAGCTGCGGCTGACACTCCGCGAGACATTCATCCGGGACATGCTGCTGCCGCTCGGCCGCCGTATCGACGAGGACCTGCGCCGCCGGTCGTACGACGCCGCGCTCGCCCTGGGTCACCCACCGGACAAGGCCAAGGCGCTGGCGGCGGCGGTGACGATCCTGGACGCCGTGGACAAGCGCGCACGACCGCGGCCCGACGAGGGCATGCAGGACACCGATGCGACGGACCTGCTCCGGGAGATCGGCCCGGTCTCCTGCGCGCTGCGCCACCCGGACGCCATTGAGGCCGTGCGTGCACGCGCGGACGTCGCGACGACCGGCACACCGGCTCCCGGGTGAACGCCGGCCGGCCTTCGCCGTGAGACGTACGGACAGATTTCCGGCACAGAGTGGCCGAGACGAGCTGAGTCTTGGCATATTGCACTGGCGACAGCGGCGAGATGACGGAGAGCAGGGTGCGTACGACCAGGGAGATGCGTCGGCTCGCCGACACCCTCATCGGCCCCATCCGAGTCCCGGTCCCGGCGGACCCGGAGGCTCTCTTCGACGCCCTGGTCGCCTCCGTGAGCGCGTGGCGCGGCCGCGAGGTCGTCGTCCACAAGGCGGTCTTCCCGCCGCACACCGCCAGCGGACTGTGGCTCGAGCGGGAGACGCACGACGACGTGGTCATCGACCGGCGGGCCGCCGCGTGGCACCAGATCGTCATCTTCTGTCACGAGGTGTGGCACATGAGCCAGGGGGACGCCGGCGCGGCGCGCACCGACTTCAGCCTGGTCGAGGAGCAAACGGCCGACCGGTTCGGCATGTTGATGGGCCGACGGCTGCGCCCGTGGCTGGAGGCCTCCGCGGATTCGGTGTTCGCCGAACCCGGCGACGGCACCCAGGGCCTGGCCGCCCGTATCGGCGCCGCTCTCAACTACCGCGGGACCGAACGGTGAGCGGCCTGATCAACTACGTCAGCTGCGGGGTGCTGTGGCTCGGGCTCGCGGTGAAGGCGCCGGACCTGGCCCGCCACTGGCGGGATCCGTACCTGCG
The genomic region above belongs to Streptomyces sp. CG1 and contains:
- a CDS encoding DUF6545 domain-containing protein → MGSAETLGESSVAFWIATAVLATALAIKLPTIIRLWKDPLLRAVGGLLLLACVVFVFVTPSTIAWTNRVTGVPNVAAPLVYSLLTAFCASCLLLIIAWRDGLSDRSAVTRRAQRWVIAVYSGVIIALWVLFALADVPVERRIDLDTYYANTPYMREEILLYLLAHCTTALITSRLIWNWVSADGLLDSWLRWGLMSLGAGYGMNLVFDAVKLTAVTARWTGHDLDWLSTGVAPPVACLSAILIAVGFILPHVGQYLHDRWRIRLAHNQLRPLYLLMRSVSGEGVPLLLRARPELRLTLRETFIRDMLLPLGRRIDEDLRRRSYDAALALGHPPDKAKALAAAVTILDAVDKRARPRPDEGMQDTDATDLLREIGPVSCALRHPDAIEAVRARADVATTGTPAPG
- a CDS encoding toxin, translating into MRTTREMRRLADTLIGPIRVPVPADPEALFDALVASVSAWRGREVVVHKAVFPPHTASGLWLERETHDDVVIDRRAAAWHQIVIFCHEVWHMSQGDAGAARTDFSLVEEQTADRFGMLMGRRLRPWLEASADSVFAEPGDGTQGLAARIGAALNYRGTER